The Nitrososphaerales archaeon genome contains a region encoding:
- a CDS encoding SRPBCC family protein, translating into MTTIGKSIEINAPVSEVFTYFARPEHMADQFPEDMGLKVLPIEVKNGFGVGTIFRINGDFNGKQLEWDCETVEYIPHRKIVAKQIRGPFKKWVITVEFEKLGESKSKTGITVDYEMPFGPFGSLMDKVKLKKSAERGIENGLYRVKALLEGTGSIPVYITLDAYRALLQEKERMQCSVSDAIVKLINSKTAVIKQ; encoded by the coding sequence ATGACAACGATAGGTAAGAGCATTGAGATAAATGCTCCAGTAAGCGAAGTTTTCACTTATTTTGCAAGGCCGGAGCACATGGCAGATCAATTCCCTGAAGATATGGGTCTCAAGGTTTTACCAATAGAGGTAAAGAACGGCTTTGGTGTCGGTACCATATTTAGAATTAACGGTGACTTTAACGGCAAGCAGTTGGAATGGGACTGCGAAACTGTTGAGTATATACCTCATAGGAAGATAGTGGCAAAGCAGATCAGAGGTCCGTTCAAAAAGTGGGTGATAACTGTGGAGTTCGAGAAACTTGGTGAGAGCAAGAGCAAGACGGGTATAACTGTTGATTATGAGATGCCTTTCGGTCCTTTTGGAAGTTTGATGGATAAGGTTAAGCTGAAGAAATCTGCTGAGAGGGGAATAGAGAACGGTCTTTATAGGGTAAAGGCATTGCTTGAGGGCACTGGCTCCATCCCAGTTTACATTACACTCGATGCTTACAGGGCACTGTTGCAGGAAAAGGAAAGGATGCAATGCAGTGTTTCTGACGCAATAGTGAAACTGATAAACTCAAAGACAGCTGTTATTAAACAGTAA